In a single window of the Pseudodesulfovibrio profundus genome:
- a CDS encoding [FeFe] hydrogenase, group A, with product MQQIEGIMYQSNAPKDVDPDSILFVQVDADKCEGCGECNYVCPTGVIQSINDDDIHGVVDPAACVNCGQCLTSCPVGAIYEGVSYLDEIVEKLKDPDTVVVSMPAPAVRYGLGECFGAPTGTYVGGKMHAALRELGFDYIWDTEFAADVTIMEEGTELIQRVKGEVDGHPLPQFTSCCPGWIKFAETFYPDLAPNLSTCKSPIAMLGALAKTYGAKETKTDPKKIYTVSIMPCIAKKYEGLRPELNQSGFRDIDATINTRELAYLIKEAGIEFNSLPDQDPDPILGESTGAATIFGNSGGVMEAALRLGYEALSGNKLDNPEIKVVRAHEGIKTADIEVPNFGTVKVAVASGLKNAAKLCDEVRAGKSPYHFIEIMTCPGGCVNGGGQPLDPEIQASMFRSTVAKINKRFRTRKPQA from the coding sequence ATGCAACAGATTGAAGGCATCATGTACCAAAGCAACGCACCCAAAGACGTTGATCCGGACTCAATTCTGTTTGTCCAGGTCGACGCCGACAAGTGTGAAGGCTGCGGCGAATGCAACTACGTTTGCCCCACCGGGGTTATCCAATCAATTAATGATGATGACATTCACGGGGTTGTCGATCCTGCTGCATGCGTCAACTGTGGTCAGTGCCTGACCAGCTGTCCTGTCGGAGCGATCTACGAGGGCGTTTCCTACCTCGACGAGATCGTCGAAAAGCTCAAGGATCCCGACACCGTTGTCGTTTCCATGCCCGCTCCCGCCGTCCGCTACGGCCTGGGCGAATGTTTCGGCGCCCCCACCGGCACCTATGTCGGCGGCAAAATGCACGCTGCACTGCGTGAACTGGGCTTCGATTACATCTGGGACACCGAGTTCGCAGCCGACGTCACCATCATGGAAGAAGGCACCGAGCTGATTCAGCGCGTGAAAGGCGAAGTGGACGGGCATCCGTTGCCTCAGTTCACCTCTTGCTGCCCCGGCTGGATCAAGTTCGCTGAGACCTTCTATCCTGACCTGGCTCCCAATCTGTCTACCTGCAAGTCCCCCATCGCAATGCTGGGCGCTCTTGCCAAGACTTACGGTGCCAAAGAGACAAAGACGGATCCGAAAAAGATCTACACTGTCTCCATCATGCCGTGTATCGCCAAGAAGTACGAGGGCCTGCGCCCCGAACTGAACCAGAGCGGTTTCCGTGACATTGATGCAACCATCAACACTCGCGAACTGGCTTACCTGATCAAGGAAGCCGGTATCGAATTCAATAGCCTGCCTGATCAGGATCCCGATCCGATTCTGGGCGAATCCACCGGCGCTGCCACTATCTTCGGCAACAGCGGTGGTGTTATGGAAGCAGCACTTCGTCTTGGTTACGAAGCGCTTTCCGGCAACAAACTGGACAACCCGGAGATCAAGGTCGTCCGTGCCCACGAAGGCATCAAGACCGCTGACATCGAAGTCCCGAACTTCGGCACTGTCAAAGTTGCCGTTGCCAGTGGCCTCAAGAACGCTGCCAAACTGTGCGACGAAGTTCGCGCCGGCAAGTCTCCGTACCACTTCATCGAGATCATGACCTGCCCCGGCGGTTGTGTGAACGGTGGTGGCCAGCCTCTCGATCCCGAGATTCAGGCATCCATGTTCCGCAGCACTGTTGCAAAGATCAACAAGCGCTTCAGAACCCGCAAGCCGCAAGCATAA
- a CDS encoding TM1266 family iron-only hydrogenase system putative regulator, translating to MEKRLGIIGIFIQDRDKSAPEVNKIIGENSDIVVGRIGIPFRERGVNVIGLIIEATTDELGAMTGKLGMLGGVRVKSLLT from the coding sequence ATGGAAAAACGGCTCGGCATTATCGGCATTTTCATTCAGGACAGGGACAAATCCGCTCCCGAAGTCAATAAAATCATCGGCGAAAACTCCGACATCGTGGTCGGCCGCATCGGCATTCCTTTCAGAGAGAGAGGAGTCAATGTCATTGGCTTGATCATCGAAGCGACGACCGATGAACTGGGTGCAATGACAGGCAAGCTGGGAATGCTTGGCGGCGTGCGTGTTAAATCATTACTGACGTAA
- a CDS encoding ribonucleoside triphosphate reductase yields the protein MPSKILKRDGCIETWSTKRIGDAIFKALKGSGIKDPILAERLAGKVAQKLENQEIPEQELVQDTVQQVLMEARLYKVAERFIIYREKRRELRSQNDAFLDISGVTESYLENVDWRVSENSNMVHSYQGLILHMAGAVQARYMLEKYPEEVRMAHTHGYFHIHDLSFGLAGYCSGWSLRDLLLEGFNLRDRCSSTPAKHFDSACGQIVNFLGTLQNEWAGAQAFNNVDTYLAPFVRNDGLTYNDVKQQVQKLLHNLNATSRWGGQSPFTNFTFDFVPPAHIAKEAVIIGGQLQDSTYGEYAEEMAMINRAFLEVMLEGDADGRIFSFPIPTYNVTNDFPWESEEGKLLLQMTAKYGAPYFQNFINSDLNPEDVRSMCCRLQMDLREIRKKTGGLFGAGDLTGSVGVVTLNLPKLAYLAHNEEDFIDLVTEYARLASESLEFKRKVVQQNLDAGMFPFSKRYLKNGFKGHFSTIGLIGGHEACMNLLGKGVDSPSGSRLMQRTLNQLRRLVVEFQEETGNLYNLEATPGEGTCYRLAKIDKELYSDIYTSGGETPYYTNSTLLPVGVSSDVFFALEHQNDLQTLYNGGTVFHTFLGEAAPDEESVKNFLLKAMSKTKIPYISVTPTFSVCQDHGYIYGEHFDCPTCDKETEVYTRVVGYYRPVGRWNKGKQEEYKERIEYSQDTFCTTA from the coding sequence ATGCCGAGCAAAATCCTGAAACGTGACGGTTGTATCGAAACATGGTCCACCAAAAGAATTGGTGACGCCATATTCAAAGCCCTGAAAGGCAGCGGAATCAAAGATCCGATTCTGGCCGAACGCCTGGCTGGAAAAGTTGCCCAAAAACTGGAGAATCAGGAGATTCCCGAGCAGGAGCTTGTTCAGGACACTGTCCAACAGGTGCTGATGGAAGCCCGCTTGTACAAAGTGGCTGAACGCTTCATTATATACCGTGAAAAAAGACGTGAACTCCGTTCGCAAAACGATGCATTTCTCGACATTTCCGGTGTGACGGAGAGCTACCTCGAAAACGTCGACTGGCGAGTGAGTGAAAACTCCAACATGGTACACTCCTACCAGGGACTGATCCTGCACATGGCCGGAGCCGTTCAGGCACGCTACATGCTGGAAAAATACCCGGAAGAAGTGCGGATGGCCCATACCCACGGCTATTTCCACATCCACGATCTCTCTTTCGGCCTTGCTGGATACTGCTCCGGTTGGAGCCTGCGCGACCTTCTTCTGGAAGGATTCAACCTGCGCGACCGTTGTTCTTCTACGCCCGCAAAGCACTTTGATTCCGCTTGCGGTCAGATCGTCAACTTTCTCGGCACGCTGCAAAACGAATGGGCCGGAGCACAGGCGTTCAACAACGTTGACACCTACCTCGCTCCGTTCGTCCGCAATGACGGCCTGACATACAATGATGTCAAGCAACAGGTTCAGAAACTGCTCCACAATCTCAATGCAACTTCCCGTTGGGGCGGCCAAAGCCCGTTCACCAACTTCACTTTTGACTTTGTGCCGCCTGCGCACATTGCCAAGGAAGCCGTCATTATCGGTGGTCAGTTGCAGGATTCGACCTATGGTGAGTACGCTGAAGAAATGGCCATGATCAACCGGGCATTCCTCGAAGTGATGCTCGAAGGCGATGCCGACGGCCGCATCTTCTCCTTCCCCATCCCGACGTACAACGTCACCAACGATTTCCCCTGGGAATCCGAGGAAGGCAAGCTGCTCCTTCAGATGACCGCCAAATACGGCGCACCCTACTTCCAGAACTTCATCAATTCCGACCTGAACCCGGAAGATGTGCGCTCAATGTGCTGCCGCCTCCAGATGGACCTTCGGGAAATCCGCAAGAAGACCGGCGGCCTGTTCGGTGCTGGCGACCTCACCGGATCAGTCGGCGTTGTCACCCTGAACCTGCCCAAGCTCGCTTACCTTGCGCACAATGAAGAGGACTTCATTGATCTGGTGACAGAATATGCCCGTCTTGCCAGCGAATCCCTGGAATTCAAGCGTAAAGTCGTTCAGCAGAACCTGGATGCAGGCATGTTCCCGTTCTCCAAGCGCTACCTGAAAAACGGCTTCAAAGGTCACTTCTCGACCATTGGCCTGATTGGTGGACATGAAGCGTGCATGAACCTGCTTGGCAAAGGCGTGGATTCCCCTTCAGGCTCCAGACTCATGCAGCGCACCCTGAATCAGCTCCGCCGACTGGTGGTTGAATTTCAGGAAGAAACCGGCAACCTGTACAACCTGGAAGCAACTCCGGGTGAGGGTACCTGCTATCGCCTCGCCAAGATTGATAAGGAGCTCTACTCCGACATCTACACCTCTGGCGGCGAAACCCCGTACTACACCAACTCCACCCTGTTGCCGGTTGGCGTCAGCTCCGATGTCTTCTTTGCCCTTGAGCATCAGAACGACTTGCAAACCCTGTATAATGGAGGCACAGTCTTCCACACCTTCCTGGGCGAAGCCGCACCGGATGAAGAGAGCGTGAAGAACTTCCTGCTCAAAGCCATGAGCAAGACCAAGATTCCGTACATCTCGGTAACGCCTACCTTCTCGGTCTGCCAGGATCACGGGTATATCTACGGCGAACACTTTGATTGCCCGACCTGTGACAAGGAAACCGAGGTGTACACCCGCGTGGTCGGCTACTATCGCCCCGTGGGACGCTGGAACAAAGGCAAGCAGGAAGAATACAAGGAACGCATCGAATACTCGCAGGACACATTCTGCACAACAGCATAA
- a CDS encoding [FeFe] hydrogenase, group A, whose translation MHAFINSDKIDLKENETILEAARRSGHYIPTLCELADIDHTPGTCRVCLVEIRCEGQEEPRIVTACNTPILEGMEILTRTRRVREMQRLQVELLLADHDQECATCIRHGSCEVQDVAQFVGLQHSRYYDPANAKREVDSTAPGFARDMGKCIRCYRCVKICREGQGVDALVMAGRGKNAGVGVRTGLTQGSSECVSCGQCVLVCPTGALGEKDETETVVDYLYDPDVVTVFQFAPAIRVGFGEEFGLPAGTNVEGQVISAIRALGADIVLDTNFAADIVIMEEGTELLKAYGEGKRQLFTSCCPAWINFAEKHYPEILPHLSSTRSPQQCFGSIAKTYLPEKMDIDPAKVRVVSIMPCIAKKDEAGRAMYKKDGVRDVDVVLTIREFARLLRREGIDLKSLEPSTFDNPYMGGYSGAGAIFATTGGVMEAAVRTMYYAVNGEELEGIEVTALRGFEGVRSAVVDLGGDIGEVKLALCHGLKGVRAVVEDVLAGRSDFDFIEVMACPGGCVDGGGHLRSKKAYLPHALKRRETLYEIDKQSNYRQSHNNPMVQKLYDDYLGRPYSEKSHELLHTHYIARQQRLKQTIRDIWNDITMSTLVHSEFDNMNETASCKADIL comes from the coding sequence ATGCATGCATTTATAAATAGTGACAAAATTGATCTGAAAGAAAATGAAACCATCCTTGAGGCTGCGCGTCGTAGTGGTCACTACATACCTACGTTATGTGAACTGGCTGACATTGATCACACGCCGGGGACCTGCCGTGTCTGTCTTGTGGAGATACGATGTGAAGGGCAGGAAGAACCCCGCATTGTAACGGCCTGCAATACGCCGATCCTTGAGGGGATGGAGATCCTGACACGTACTCGTCGGGTGCGGGAGATGCAGCGCCTTCAGGTTGAACTCCTTCTTGCTGACCATGATCAGGAATGCGCCACGTGTATTCGTCACGGCAGTTGTGAGGTACAGGATGTGGCCCAGTTCGTCGGGTTGCAGCATTCGAGATATTATGATCCTGCCAATGCCAAGCGAGAAGTGGACAGCACAGCGCCGGGTTTTGCCCGTGATATGGGGAAATGTATCCGGTGCTATCGTTGCGTTAAGATTTGTCGTGAAGGACAGGGAGTTGATGCCCTGGTCATGGCTGGTCGCGGTAAGAATGCCGGTGTGGGAGTGCGGACCGGCTTGACTCAGGGCTCCAGTGAGTGCGTGAGTTGCGGCCAGTGTGTGCTTGTTTGTCCGACCGGTGCACTTGGAGAAAAGGATGAGACCGAAACCGTCGTCGATTATCTGTATGATCCTGATGTGGTCACGGTCTTCCAGTTCGCCCCCGCCATTCGTGTCGGCTTTGGTGAGGAATTCGGTTTGCCTGCCGGTACCAACGTCGAGGGCCAGGTCATTTCGGCTATCAGGGCGCTTGGAGCGGATATCGTTCTCGATACAAACTTTGCTGCCGACATAGTGATCATGGAAGAGGGGACAGAACTGCTCAAGGCGTACGGAGAAGGAAAGCGTCAACTCTTCACTTCCTGTTGCCCCGCATGGATCAATTTCGCGGAGAAGCATTACCCCGAGATTTTGCCGCATCTGTCTTCAACTCGATCCCCACAGCAGTGTTTCGGCTCCATTGCCAAGACATATCTTCCTGAGAAAATGGATATTGACCCAGCCAAAGTGCGCGTGGTTTCGATCATGCCCTGTATCGCCAAAAAGGACGAGGCTGGACGTGCCATGTATAAGAAAGATGGCGTTCGCGATGTCGATGTTGTGCTGACCATCAGGGAGTTTGCCCGACTGCTTCGGAGAGAAGGTATTGATCTCAAATCTCTTGAGCCGTCGACCTTTGATAACCCGTATATGGGTGGGTATTCCGGGGCCGGAGCCATCTTTGCGACCACGGGCGGCGTCATGGAAGCTGCGGTACGCACCATGTACTACGCGGTCAACGGTGAAGAGCTTGAGGGCATCGAAGTCACCGCCTTGCGCGGCTTTGAGGGTGTGCGTTCGGCTGTCGTTGATCTGGGCGGTGACATAGGCGAGGTGAAGCTTGCTTTGTGCCACGGCTTGAAAGGCGTTCGCGCTGTTGTCGAGGATGTGCTTGCCGGTCGATCCGATTTCGATTTCATCGAAGTGATGGCATGCCCCGGCGGTTGTGTGGATGGTGGTGGACATCTTCGTTCGAAGAAAGCCTATCTGCCGCACGCTCTCAAGCGTCGCGAAACGCTGTACGAAATCGACAAGCAGTCCAACTACCGTCAATCACATAACAACCCAATGGTGCAGAAGTTATATGACGACTATCTTGGGCGTCCCTATTCGGAGAAGTCCCATGAACTGCTTCACACCCATTACATTGCTCGTCAGCAGCGGCTGAAGCAGACTATCCGCGATATCTGGAACGACATCACCATGTCCACACTGGTTCACAGCGAGTTCGATAACATGAACGAAACCGCTTCATGCAAGGCGGACATACTGTAA
- a CDS encoding YaiI/YqxD family protein, whose amino-acid sequence MQIWVDADACPNVIKEVLFKAAVRCEVGLTLVANISLSVPSSPLIKTLQVSSGFNEADNEIARLVEPGDLVVTADIPLADAIVEKGAVGLNPRGELYTEENVKGLLRMRNLMEELRSGGVATGGPPPLGPKEKQEFTNQLDRFLTRSLRKNS is encoded by the coding sequence ATGCAGATATGGGTTGATGCCGACGCGTGTCCCAACGTCATAAAGGAAGTTTTGTTCAAAGCTGCGGTTCGATGCGAAGTTGGGCTTACGCTGGTGGCCAACATTTCGCTGTCCGTGCCGTCCTCTCCGCTCATCAAGACCCTCCAGGTGTCGTCGGGCTTTAATGAAGCCGATAATGAAATCGCACGACTGGTCGAACCGGGCGATCTTGTGGTTACAGCCGATATCCCTCTGGCAGACGCCATCGTGGAAAAGGGTGCTGTTGGCCTGAATCCTCGCGGGGAGCTATATACGGAAGAAAACGTCAAAGGACTGCTGCGAATGCGCAATCTGATGGAAGAATTGCGAAGCGGAGGAGTGGCAACAGGCGGTCCGCCTCCCCTTGGGCCGAAAGAAAAACAGGAATTTACCAATCAATTAGATCGGTTCCTAACGCGAAGTCTGAGAAAAAACAGTTAA
- a CDS encoding FAD-dependent oxidoreductase — MARVMYGVWGGTVTDNRGKNLFEIEENPEIAEFDEFNHGNPITTFVGDRGFFVFEPNASLLDAFWLYMDKAAEESCGKCTPCRMGTELIRDRLAALRDEDDQYGSIGDVLDEIEMLARHVHETSLCGLGQTCTNALISALAHFRDQFEQNKYLLPAKHTMTYVTSPCIEACPAKINVPRYIDYIKDGKPSHSLGVILQKYPMAATCGRVCVRFCEMACQRSMVDEPVGIKVLKRYVADHEEGLHSELFSKDLISKRHPDDLKIAVVGAGPAGISCAYHLLLKGYSVDVFESASEAGGMASCGIPSYRLPKDVLKSETDIIERLGGRFFFNKRLGKDIDVDGLFKQGYKSVFLALGCAEGRLMNVEGEDASLEGYEPGIDFLLRVHGHVEKGNPMELSGDVVVVGGGNVAMDCARSALRMGADSVHLVYRRTKEDMPADHEEIEAAEKEGVEFHFLTNPTKILSEDGKVTGVELVEMRQTEPDGRGRKGVEPCPGSERFLAATTVVPAIGQRVAEDCLTPQDGVSLDQWGRVDADDSNLATSRPGVFAGGDCRLGPSTLIHAMAHGLKASRSIDDYLQLGRTRFFPRSRMRKIINKYKTMNDEWLGTPVKHLYRVPIQEMDPETRKDLFHEVEQTITPEEAYHEAGRCLRCYRLYALVTEYPIPEGCA, encoded by the coding sequence ATGGCACGTGTCATGTATGGCGTATGGGGGGGAACGGTTACAGACAACAGGGGGAAAAACCTCTTCGAGATAGAAGAGAATCCTGAGATTGCCGAGTTCGATGAATTCAATCATGGAAATCCGATTACCACCTTTGTCGGTGATCGCGGTTTCTTTGTCTTTGAACCGAATGCCAGCCTATTGGACGCATTCTGGTTATATATGGATAAGGCTGCGGAAGAGTCCTGCGGGAAATGTACTCCATGTCGAATGGGTACGGAGCTGATTCGGGACAGACTGGCAGCGCTTCGTGATGAGGATGACCAGTACGGCTCGATCGGTGACGTACTTGATGAAATCGAGATGCTTGCGCGTCACGTGCATGAAACGTCTTTGTGCGGGCTCGGGCAGACATGCACCAATGCCCTTATCTCGGCTCTGGCTCATTTTCGTGACCAGTTCGAACAAAATAAATATCTGCTTCCTGCCAAGCATACGATGACCTATGTGACCTCGCCCTGCATTGAGGCGTGTCCGGCCAAGATCAATGTGCCGCGTTACATCGACTATATTAAGGATGGCAAGCCATCGCATTCGCTGGGGGTTATTCTTCAAAAGTACCCGATGGCGGCCACATGCGGCAGAGTCTGCGTACGTTTTTGCGAGATGGCCTGTCAGCGGTCCATGGTTGATGAACCTGTGGGGATCAAGGTGCTGAAGCGATACGTCGCCGACCATGAAGAAGGGCTGCACAGCGAACTTTTTTCCAAAGACCTCATCTCAAAACGTCACCCCGATGATTTGAAGATTGCCGTTGTTGGAGCCGGTCCGGCCGGGATCAGCTGTGCCTATCACTTGCTTTTGAAGGGCTACTCGGTGGATGTGTTTGAATCTGCAAGCGAAGCGGGCGGCATGGCCTCATGCGGCATTCCCAGCTATCGACTTCCCAAGGATGTCCTCAAGTCTGAAACCGATATCATTGAACGGCTTGGTGGCCGTTTCTTTTTCAATAAAAGGCTTGGAAAAGATATCGATGTCGATGGACTGTTCAAGCAGGGATACAAATCCGTTTTTCTTGCACTGGGATGTGCCGAAGGTCGCCTGATGAATGTGGAAGGTGAGGATGCGTCCCTTGAAGGGTATGAGCCTGGCATCGACTTCCTGTTGCGTGTTCATGGTCATGTCGAGAAGGGCAACCCCATGGAGTTGAGTGGGGATGTGGTCGTTGTCGGTGGCGGAAATGTCGCCATGGACTGTGCCCGATCCGCCCTTCGCATGGGAGCTGATTCGGTTCATCTTGTTTATCGGCGGACAAAGGAAGACATGCCTGCGGATCATGAAGAGATCGAAGCTGCAGAAAAGGAAGGGGTTGAGTTCCACTTCCTTACCAATCCGACAAAAATTCTCTCCGAGGATGGCAAGGTGACCGGCGTTGAGCTGGTGGAAATGCGCCAGACCGAACCGGACGGGCGCGGCCGCAAGGGAGTGGAACCTTGTCCCGGTTCCGAGCGGTTCCTTGCTGCGACAACCGTGGTTCCGGCAATCGGACAACGCGTTGCAGAAGATTGTCTCACGCCACAGGATGGCGTCTCTCTGGATCAGTGGGGAAGGGTGGATGCCGATGATTCCAACCTTGCCACCTCGCGTCCCGGTGTCTTTGCCGGTGGCGACTGTAGGCTGGGGCCCTCGACATTGATTCATGCCATGGCTCATGGTCTCAAGGCATCCCGGTCCATTGATGACTACCTGCAACTCGGCAGAACCCGTTTCTTCCCGAGAAGTCGCATGCGTAAGATCATAAACAAGTACAAGACCATGAATGACGAGTGGCTCGGCACGCCAGTAAAGCACTTGTACCGTGTACCCATTCAGGAAATGGACCCCGAGACACGCAAAGACCTGTTTCATGAGGTTGAACAAACCATCACTCCCGAAGAAGCCTACCACGAGGCGGGGCGTTGCCTGCGGTGCTACCGACTCTATGCCTTGGTCACCGAGTACCCTATTCCCGAAGGCTGCGCCTAA
- the hydG gene encoding [FeFe] hydrogenase H-cluster radical SAM maturase HydG: protein MKQDYNATDELTNFIDEDLIWSEIAEAEKADKAQVRDIIAKALERNGLTPAETAILLKNQDKDLDEEIFDAAKSIKKGIYGNRLVLFAPLYITNECGNQCEYCGFNAKNRSLQRRTLTSEEIHKEVEVLEKQGHKRLLLVYGEHPKHDADWIAQTVRDVYSVTSGKSGEIRRVNINCAPLDVEGFRKLHEVGIGTYQCFQETYHTETYKKLHTGGRKTDFLWRLHTMHRAMEAGIDDVGMGTLFGLHDTTFEVLGLLHHCRQLERDHGVGPHTISFPRLEPALGSEIAFNPPYPTSGHEFKKIVAVLRLAVPYTGLILTTRENAEFRRELIEVGVSQLSAGSRTYPGAYSDPEYDRPDVQQFCIGDNRSLDEIILSIAGEHGYVPSWCTACYRMGRTGDHFMELAKTGFIQKFCLPNGLLTFKEYLEDYASEETRKAGNELIQREVESYDDPKRKKILMDRLARMEAGERDLYI, encoded by the coding sequence ATGAAACAGGATTACAATGCAACGGATGAACTGACAAATTTTATCGATGAAGACTTAATATGGAGCGAAATAGCCGAAGCGGAGAAAGCTGACAAGGCGCAGGTTCGCGACATCATCGCCAAGGCCTTGGAACGCAATGGCCTCACGCCTGCCGAAACCGCCATTCTGCTCAAAAACCAGGACAAGGACCTGGATGAAGAGATATTCGACGCGGCCAAATCCATCAAGAAAGGCATCTATGGCAACCGCCTGGTGCTCTTTGCTCCGCTCTACATCACCAACGAATGCGGCAACCAGTGTGAGTACTGTGGTTTCAATGCCAAAAACCGCTCCCTCCAACGCCGCACCCTCACCAGCGAAGAGATTCATAAAGAAGTCGAAGTGCTGGAAAAGCAAGGCCACAAGCGCCTCCTGCTCGTTTACGGTGAACACCCGAAACATGATGCGGACTGGATCGCCCAGACCGTCAGGGATGTCTACTCCGTTACTTCCGGCAAAAGTGGCGAGATTCGTCGAGTCAACATCAACTGTGCACCGCTTGATGTTGAAGGGTTCCGAAAACTGCACGAAGTAGGTATTGGCACCTATCAGTGTTTTCAGGAAACCTACCACACCGAGACCTACAAAAAGCTGCACACTGGTGGACGGAAGACTGACTTCCTGTGGCGACTGCACACCATGCACCGTGCTATGGAAGCCGGGATTGATGACGTAGGCATGGGTACCCTGTTCGGCCTGCACGACACCACATTTGAGGTACTCGGGCTCTTGCACCACTGTAGGCAGCTTGAGCGCGACCACGGTGTCGGGCCACACACCATTTCATTCCCCCGCCTCGAACCGGCCCTCGGCTCGGAAATCGCCTTTAACCCGCCCTATCCGACCTCCGGTCATGAGTTCAAAAAGATCGTTGCAGTCCTACGTTTGGCCGTGCCGTACACCGGTCTCATTTTGACCACACGCGAGAACGCCGAGTTCCGCCGGGAATTGATCGAAGTCGGTGTTTCACAGCTCTCGGCCGGGTCCAGAACCTATCCGGGTGCATACAGTGATCCCGAATATGATCGCCCTGATGTGCAGCAGTTCTGCATTGGCGACAACCGCTCTCTCGATGAAATCATCCTCTCCATTGCCGGAGAGCACGGATACGTTCCTTCATGGTGTACTGCATGCTACCGCATGGGCCGTACAGGCGACCACTTCATGGAACTTGCCAAAACCGGTTTCATTCAGAAGTTCTGTCTCCCCAACGGCTTGCTGACCTTCAAGGAATACCTGGAAGACTATGCTTCCGAGGAAACGCGAAAGGCAGGTAACGAGCTCATCCAGCGGGAAGTGGAATCCTACGATGATCCCAAAAGGAAGAAGATTCTCATGGATCGTCTGGCCCGCATGGAAGCCGGAGAACGGGACCTCTACATCTAG
- a CDS encoding iron hydrogenase small subunit, translating to MKLNRRGFLKTCGVMAGYAVLGFNMTKEAVAATMQFVALRQKAVYDADANPAIYEFRKSQDNPMVKKIYDHENGFLHEGPCGHESHHLLHTHYVDRSKKLEALKAKGIELSL from the coding sequence ATGAAATTGAACAGACGTGGTTTCTTGAAAACTTGTGGTGTCATGGCCGGTTACGCAGTTCTCGGCTTCAACATGACCAAGGAAGCCGTAGCTGCAACCATGCAGTTCGTAGCCCTGCGCCAGAAAGCAGTCTACGACGCAGATGCCAATCCGGCCATCTACGAGTTCCGCAAATCCCAGGACAACCCCATGGTCAAGAAAATCTACGACCATGAGAACGGTTTCCTGCACGAAGGTCCCTGCGGTCACGAGTCTCACCACCTGCTGCACACCCACTACGTGGATCGCAGCAAGAAGCTCGAAGCACTCAAGGCCAAGGGTATCGAACTCTCCCTGTAG